The Longimicrobium sp. DNA segment CGGGCGCGGCGGCGGGGCTCCGCGGTGAAGCTTGGCGGGGCTGCGAGGCTTTCCGGGGTCCTGGCGAGCGTCTCCAGGCACTCGCGACGCCAGCGGTGCCGTGGTCGTCCGCCGCCCCCGAACGCGTCGTTGACACTGCGGAAGCCTGTCCTTACCCTGTACACTCAGCCCCACTTCCAGCCTCGTTCCCGCGTGGCCGCCGGGGCGTGAGGGCAGGCGCCTTCGCTCCCTTGCTGTCTTCTCGCGACCCTTCCGGAGAAGCGCCGGACCTTTACCCCCTCACCATCCCCCAGGAGAAAGGAGCCGTCCACCCGCCGGATCCCGGACCGCGGGCCGCGGTCGCGCCCGCGGCTCACCTCGCTCACCAAGCCAGGAGGACCAGTGATGGGCCATCTCATCCGTGTCAAGCAGGGGCTGGCCGCATGCGCCGTCGCCGCGGCGCTGGGCCTGGCCCCCGCCCCGGGCGCCGCCCAGGGAGCGGGCACCATCCAGGGCAGGGTCACCGAGGCCACCACGCAGCGTCCGCTCTCGGGCGCGCAGGTGTCGGTGGCGGGCTCGCAGCGTCGCACCGTCACGGGACAGGACGGGCGGTACACCCTCGCCGGGGTCCCGGCGGGGACGCACACGGTGCGGGCCACGCTGCTGGGCTACGCCGCGTCCGAGCGCGCCGTGGCGGTGGCCGCCGGCGGCGAGGCCGCGGCCGACTTCGAGCTCCGGCAGTCGGCGGTGGCGCTCGACGCGCTGGTGGTCACCGGCACGGCCGGGGAGACGGAGAAGCGCGCGCTGGGGACCACGGTGGCGCAGATCGCCGCCGCCGAGGTGGTGGCCACGGCCCCCGTGCGCTCGGTGCAGGACCTCATCAACGGCCGCGCGCCCGGGGTGGTGATCACCCCCGGCACGGGGACGGTGGGGAGCGGGGCCCGCATCCGCGTGCGCGGCGTCTCCAGCCTGTCGCTGGCGCAGGAGCCGCTCATCTACGTCGACGGCGTGCGCGTCAACAACGCCCAGGCCACGGGGCCCATCAACCAGGGCTTCGGCTCCAACGTGATCTCGCGCTGGAACGACTTCAACCCCGACGACATCGAGAGCGTCGAGATCATCAAGGGCCCGGCCGCGGCCACCCTGTACGGCACCGAGGCGGCCAACGGGGTGATCCAGATCATCACCAAGCGGGGCGCGCAGGGGGCGCCGCGCTTCAGCGCCACCGTGCGGCAGGGGAGCAACTGGTTCGCCAACGCCGACAGCCGGGTCTACGTCAACTACGGCGTCAACCCGCTCACCAACCAGATCGAGACCATCGACTACGACCGGCTGCGCGAGCTGAACGGCACCATCTTCCGCCGCGGGCACCTGCAGGAGTACGACCTGAGCGTGAGCGGCGGCTCGGGCGGGATCCGCTACTTCGTGGGCGGCGGCTACGAGCGCAACCAGGGGATCTACGACAACAACCTGCTGCGCCGGGCGAGCGCCCGCGCCAACGTCTCCATCACCCCCAGCGAGAAGGTCGACATCACCGCCAGCGTCGGGTACGTGAACGGGCACACCGACCTGCCGCTGGAGTCGGGCGGCGGCGGCGTGGCCTGGACCACCTACTTCTCGCGGCCCGGGACGCTGGGCACGCCCAGGAACGGCTTCCACAGCGCCACCCCCGAGGCGTACAGCTACGCCTACCAGGACTGGCAGGACGTCGACCGCTTCACCGGGAGCGCGCAGATCCAGCACCGGCCCCTGGGGTGGCTCACCCACCGGCTGATGCTGGGCACCGACCTCACCTCGCAGGACGACGTGGAGCTGGTGGAGCGCATCGCCGACCCGGAGATGCAGTTCTTCTTCACCCCGGGGGAGATCCGCGGCTACAAGGACATCGTGCGCCGCAACGTGTACTTCAACACGGTGGACTACAGCGCCACGGCGGAGCTGCGCCCCCT contains these protein-coding regions:
- a CDS encoding SusC/RagA family TonB-linked outer membrane protein; this encodes MGHLIRVKQGLAACAVAAALGLAPAPGAAQGAGTIQGRVTEATTQRPLSGAQVSVAGSQRRTVTGQDGRYTLAGVPAGTHTVRATLLGYAASERAVAVAAGGEAAADFELRQSAVALDALVVTGTAGETEKRALGTTVAQIAAAEVVATAPVRSVQDLINGRAPGVVITPGTGTVGSGARIRVRGVSSLSLAQEPLIYVDGVRVNNAQATGPINQGFGSNVISRWNDFNPDDIESVEIIKGPAAATLYGTEAANGVIQIITKRGAQGAPRFSATVRQGSNWFANADSRVYVNYGVNPLTNQIETIDYDRLRELNGTIFRRGHLQEYDLSVSGGSGGIRYFVGGGYERNQGIYDNNLLRRASARANVSITPSEKVDITASVGYVNGHTDLPLESGGGGVAWTTYFSRPGTLGTPRNGFHSATPEAYSYAYQDWQDVDRFTGSAQIQHRPLGWLTHRLMLGTDLTSQDDVELVERIADPEMQFFFTPGEIRGYKDIVRRNVYFNTVDYSATAELRPLAGVSSATSVGAQYYRRYSEFVEGYGEDFPARGLRTVSAATGTKRSFEDYVETTTVGVFVQEQLGLRDDRVYLTAALRMDDNSAFGENFDLVRYPKFSATWVLSEESFWRVPFVNTLKLRAAYGESGQQPLNFAALRTFLPVTGAGDQPAVTPQSLGNPDLGPERSGEIELGFDAGFFDDRLGLEFTWYRKRTTDAILERDIAPSTGFTGRQFINAGEIRNSGVEVLARGTPISRNNLVLDLTLSLATNDNEIVDLGVEGVEFVSAGTFLQHREGYPVGSWFERRIVGAQFNPNGQLVAGSEICDDGNGGTVACAQAPTLFLGRPTPSLEGAFIPALTLFGNLRLNALFDFKRGHYKLDGDLRVRCVLFLRCRENFYPQEFLDQPAWLAQTQRGGAFVNDLIREASFTRFRELSATYSLPASMTRRFGASHASITLAGRNLYTWTGYSGMDPEASFLGGSRGSGGATWEQNVTPQLQQFVTTVNVTF